The following proteins are co-located in the Hydrogenobacter hydrogenophilus genome:
- the rplL gene encoding 50S ribosomal protein L7/L12, which produces MATLTIDEIVEAIGNMTLLEVAELVKKLEEKFGVSAAMVAAAPAVAAPSGPTAAPVEEKTEFDVILKSAGANKINVIKVVREITGLGLKEAKDLVESAPKPIKEGVSKEEAENIKKKLEEAGAQVEIK; this is translated from the coding sequence ATGGCTACGCTTACCATTGACGAGATAGTAGAAGCTATCGGCAACATGACCCTTCTTGAGGTTGCCGAGCTCGTAAAGAAGTTAGAGGAAAAGTTTGGTGTATCTGCTGCTATGGTGGCTGCCGCTCCTGCGGTTGCAGCTCCATCAGGACCTACGGCTGCTCCTGTAGAGGAAAAGACAGAGTTTGATGTGATCCTCAAGAGTGCAGGAGCTAACAAGATAAATGTTATAAAGGTGGTCAGGGAAATAACTGGGCTTGGACTAAAAGAAGCAAAAGACCTCGTTGAATCCGCTCCAAAACCCATCAAAGAAGGAGTTTCCAAGGAAGAAGCGGAAAACATTAAGAAAAAACTGGAAGAAGCTGGTGCACAGGTAGAGATAAAGTAA
- a CDS encoding DNA-directed RNA polymerase subunit beta, which produces MRKNIALPRKFFGRRSEILDPPYLLFLPKESFENFLQFRKAPKERKPVGLEYVFRTSFPFKDPDEKITVEYLGYEVGEWECNKCGYKAYNDQSFLGGYGVACPKCGTMLTYKEKYTVEECKTKGFTYAVPIRVLVRLKVKTKKGERVQDPKKVYFGEIPMMTEVGSFVVNGSERIVVSQLIRSPGVFFEEKEERQKETTIVRIIYRASIIPDKGPRVEFELSSTTDILTARVDKKKISGSFMFRALGLETAYDILKHFYPETKAFFTEGGRLFDKQTGEEYTPQDLSQSYLFAVLRYKGKLEGKGKEEEFLEERYIEDVEDLERLLKDERIKVELLTAVPRESAVKSPYGKILIETLIAETSPREPDRRSSIVIPARFSFRDIALVDIYKKLRAVEPMVMELEHLVSRARSHFSLYFEDITRYDLSRVGRVKINAKVHRIPKVLRPADLEKLSSLPPLALAESVEEYQEGQLLTEDLLKEIFKKRDQVKVKDYTEDNARFLLPVDIINTVKYLIDLRFGREKKDDIAYLGNRRVRAIGELLENQARIGLARMEKFFRDRCTVVNPEDPNLKPQDLLNPRYLTSTIYEFLKGGMLSQYLDNTNPLSALTHKRRLSALGPGGLTRESAKFEIRDVHPSHYGRICPIETPEGQNIGLVTSLTVYAQVNEFGFIITPYRKVVDGKVTNEIEYLAAYEEENYVIAQHTPTDQEGKIKTDRVFARYKNDIQIVKPQQVHYMDVSSRQVVSVSASLIPFLEHDDANRALMGSNMQRQAVPLVFTSSPLVGTGMEKKVAYDSSAVVLAKRGGVVEEVDSKRIIVRVNPEEIDPKDPTDMGIDIYELKKMSRTNQNTCINERPLVFKGQRVSKGEILADGQSTERGELALGKDVLVAFMPWRGYNFEDAIVISERLVKEDVFTSIHIEELEVEARETKIGYEEITRSIPGVPERALAHLDEFGIVRIGTYVKPGDILVGKVTPKGEQQLTPEEKLLQAIFGEKSRDVKDTSLRCPPGVEGVVVDVQVFARKVGERRNYLAEHVERQEKENLRNELEKKKRLLVEGRNSVIKSLVLGRETSKDITIKKKTYKAGTKVDEKTFEVLLNYIVAKPENLFDDKELCEKINQVRERTKAQVELLERIYREKEESIGKRSELPAGVIALVKVYIAQKRKIKVGDKMAGRHGNKGVISVVLPVEDMPFLPDGTPVDIVLNPLGVPSRMNVGQILETHLGWALKELGKKLGELISEMADRKEIIDFLKRIYSVGDTPSGENAKYIEEFLNSLSDDEFMEVVKGYAEKGIPVATPVFEGASEEHIKELLKLAGLPEDGRTVLYDGRTGEPFDTKVTVGYMHMLKLIHMVDDKIHARSTGPYSLVTQQPLGGRAQFGGQRLGEMEVWALEAHGAAYTLQEMLTVKSDDIEGRTKVYESIVKGKYTYTPGIPESFRVLVRELKALGLNVKCENGESKPCDQIEVEEEER; this is translated from the coding sequence ATGAGAAAGAACATAGCATTGCCCAGAAAGTTTTTTGGAAGAAGGTCCGAAATACTTGACCCTCCTTACTTGCTTTTTCTTCCTAAGGAATCTTTTGAGAATTTTCTGCAGTTTAGGAAAGCACCAAAAGAGCGCAAGCCTGTAGGTCTTGAGTATGTATTCAGAACTTCTTTCCCTTTCAAGGATCCTGATGAGAAGATCACTGTTGAGTACTTAGGTTATGAAGTGGGTGAGTGGGAATGCAACAAATGTGGTTATAAAGCTTACAACGATCAGAGCTTTTTGGGTGGGTATGGTGTAGCGTGTCCCAAGTGTGGCACCATGCTAACATACAAAGAAAAGTACACGGTTGAGGAGTGCAAAACTAAAGGTTTTACCTACGCGGTACCCATCAGAGTTTTAGTCAGACTCAAAGTAAAGACAAAAAAGGGAGAGAGAGTGCAAGACCCTAAAAAGGTCTATTTTGGCGAAATACCTATGATGACAGAGGTGGGGTCCTTTGTGGTCAACGGAAGTGAGAGGATAGTAGTAAGCCAGCTCATAAGGTCCCCCGGTGTCTTCTTTGAAGAGAAGGAAGAAAGACAGAAAGAAACCACCATAGTGAGGATCATATACAGGGCAAGCATAATACCAGACAAAGGACCCAGAGTTGAGTTTGAGCTTTCCAGCACAACAGACATTCTTACCGCAAGGGTAGATAAGAAGAAGATAAGTGGTTCTTTTATGTTCAGAGCCTTAGGGCTTGAGACCGCTTACGATATTCTCAAACACTTCTACCCAGAAACCAAAGCGTTCTTTACTGAGGGTGGGAGACTCTTTGACAAACAAACTGGGGAAGAATACACACCCCAAGACCTTTCCCAGAGCTATCTTTTTGCAGTACTCAGATACAAAGGAAAACTTGAGGGAAAAGGAAAGGAAGAAGAATTTTTGGAAGAGAGATACATAGAGGATGTAGAAGATTTAGAAAGATTGCTCAAAGACGAAAGGATAAAGGTGGAGCTCTTGACAGCGGTACCAAGAGAGAGTGCGGTAAAAAGTCCATACGGCAAGATCCTTATAGAGACTCTCATAGCGGAAACATCTCCACGTGAGCCTGACAGAAGAAGCTCCATTGTGATACCCGCAAGGTTCTCCTTTAGGGACATAGCGCTTGTTGACATATACAAAAAGCTCCGTGCGGTAGAGCCTATGGTGATGGAGCTGGAACACTTGGTGAGCAGGGCAAGGTCTCACTTCTCCCTCTACTTTGAGGACATAACCAGGTATGACCTTTCCAGAGTGGGAAGGGTGAAGATAAATGCCAAGGTTCATAGAATACCTAAGGTGTTAAGACCTGCAGACTTGGAAAAGCTTTCAAGCCTTCCTCCTTTGGCTCTTGCAGAGAGCGTTGAAGAGTATCAAGAAGGACAGCTTTTAACAGAGGACCTTCTTAAGGAAATTTTCAAGAAGAGAGACCAAGTAAAAGTAAAAGACTACACAGAAGACAACGCACGCTTTTTGCTTCCTGTAGATATTATAAATACAGTCAAATACCTCATAGACCTGCGTTTTGGTAGAGAAAAGAAGGATGACATTGCGTATCTTGGCAACAGAAGAGTCAGAGCCATAGGTGAGCTTCTTGAGAATCAAGCACGCATAGGTTTGGCGCGCATGGAAAAGTTCTTCAGGGACAGATGCACAGTGGTTAATCCAGAAGACCCCAATCTCAAACCCCAAGACCTTTTAAACCCCCGCTACCTTACCAGCACCATATACGAGTTTCTAAAAGGTGGTATGCTTTCCCAATACCTTGACAACACAAACCCCCTTTCCGCTCTTACGCATAAAAGGAGACTCTCCGCTCTGGGACCTGGTGGTCTTACCAGAGAAAGTGCTAAGTTTGAGATAAGAGACGTGCATCCTTCCCATTATGGTAGGATATGCCCCATAGAAACCCCAGAAGGTCAAAACATAGGACTTGTCACTTCTCTGACCGTTTATGCTCAGGTAAACGAGTTTGGCTTTATTATAACTCCATACAGAAAAGTAGTAGATGGTAAGGTCACCAACGAGATAGAGTACTTGGCAGCTTACGAAGAGGAAAACTATGTAATAGCTCAGCACACACCCACTGACCAAGAAGGTAAGATAAAGACAGATAGAGTGTTCGCAAGATACAAAAACGACATACAGATAGTTAAACCTCAGCAGGTCCATTACATGGATGTTTCTTCAAGACAGGTAGTTTCTGTGTCCGCTTCGCTTATACCTTTCCTTGAACATGACGATGCCAACCGGGCTCTTATGGGTTCTAACATGCAGAGACAAGCGGTTCCTCTTGTGTTTACCTCTTCACCCCTTGTAGGCACAGGTATGGAAAAGAAAGTGGCATACGATAGCAGTGCGGTTGTCCTTGCCAAAAGAGGTGGTGTAGTGGAGGAAGTGGACAGCAAAAGGATCATAGTAAGGGTAAACCCAGAAGAGATAGACCCAAAAGACCCTACAGACATGGGCATAGACATATACGAGCTCAAAAAGATGAGCAGAACTAACCAAAACACCTGTATAAACGAAAGACCCTTAGTCTTTAAAGGTCAAAGGGTGAGCAAAGGAGAGATATTGGCAGACGGACAATCTACCGAACGGGGTGAGCTTGCCTTAGGTAAAGATGTGCTGGTTGCCTTTATGCCTTGGAGGGGATATAACTTTGAGGACGCCATAGTTATCTCAGAAAGGTTAGTAAAGGAAGATGTATTCACCTCTATACACATAGAGGAGCTTGAGGTAGAAGCCAGAGAGACAAAGATAGGTTATGAAGAGATAACAAGGTCCATACCGGGTGTACCCGAAAGAGCTTTGGCTCACCTTGACGAATTTGGTATAGTAAGAATTGGCACTTATGTGAAGCCCGGGGACATACTCGTAGGTAAGGTTACTCCTAAGGGTGAACAGCAACTAACACCCGAAGAAAAGCTTCTTCAGGCTATCTTTGGAGAGAAGTCAAGAGATGTCAAAGACACATCTTTGAGGTGTCCTCCGGGTGTGGAGGGTGTGGTGGTAGATGTGCAGGTTTTTGCAAGAAAGGTAGGAGAAAGGCGCAATTATCTTGCGGAACATGTGGAGAGACAGGAAAAGGAAAACCTACGCAACGAACTTGAAAAGAAGAAAAGGCTTCTTGTAGAAGGCAGAAACAGCGTTATAAAAAGTTTGGTCTTGGGGAGAGAAACAAGCAAAGATATTACCATTAAGAAGAAGACATACAAAGCAGGCACGAAGGTGGATGAAAAGACCTTTGAGGTGCTTCTTAACTACATAGTAGCAAAGCCGGAAAATCTTTTTGACGATAAAGAGCTTTGCGAAAAGATAAATCAGGTAAGGGAGAGAACAAAAGCACAAGTAGAACTCCTTGAAAGGATCTACAGGGAGAAGGAAGAATCCATAGGTAAAAGAAGCGAGCTTCCTGCAGGTGTGATAGCGCTCGTGAAGGTCTACATAGCTCAAAAGAGAAAGATAAAGGTAGGCGATAAGATGGCAGGAAGACACGGAAACAAAGGTGTTATATCCGTAGTGCTTCCCGTAGAGGACATGCCCTTCCTTCCGGACGGAACACCTGTAGACATAGTTCTAAACCCTCTTGGTGTGCCATCCCGTATGAATGTGGGTCAGATACTTGAAACCCACTTAGGATGGGCTTTGAAAGAACTGGGTAAAAAGCTGGGAGAACTTATATCCGAAATGGCAGACAGAAAAGAGATAATAGATTTCCTGAAGAGAATATACTCTGTGGGAGACACTCCAAGCGGTGAAAATGCTAAATACATAGAAGAGTTCCTAAACAGCCTCAGCGACGATGAGTTTATGGAAGTTGTAAAGGGTTATGCAGAGAAGGGCATACCTGTAGCAACACCTGTGTTTGAGGGTGCCAGCGAAGAGCACATAAAAGAACTTCTAAAACTCGCAGGACTTCCAGAAGATGGAAGAACGGTACTTTACGATGGAAGGACTGGAGAACCCTTTGACACAAAGGTGACGGTAGGATACATGCATATGCTCAAGCTCATACACATGGTGGATGACAAGATACATGCAAGAAGCACCGGTCCTTACTCCTTGGTCACACAACAGCCTTTGGGCGGAAGAGCACAGTTTGGAGGTCAAAGACTTGGAGAGATGGAAGTTTGGGCTTTAGAAGCACACGGTGCAGCTTACACCCTTCAGGAGATGCTCACTGTCAAGTCTGATGACATAGAAGGAAGGACAAAGGTTTACGAATCCATAGTGAAAGGCAAATACACCTACACACCCGGTATACCCGAGTCCTTTAGGGTGCTTGTAAGAGAGCTAAAAGCTTTAGGTTTGAATGTCAAGTGTGAAAACGGGGAATCAAAGCCCTGTGATCAGATTGAGGTAGAGGAGGAAGAAAGATGA
- the rplJ gene encoding 50S ribosomal protein L10 → MERKSWQEKAQKVKSYKERMERSNLMVFLNFVGIDAQSMSKLRGDVKSAGGELLVGKNTLFYRAFMDTVLSDHREVLVGPTAVVFSYKDPVLTAKTVYEFLKELNKDNPLEKVKGGYMQGRFLKPEDIKALAELPPMEVLVSKLMGTLQAPLINLIMALKAMPQKLVLALKALEEKKS, encoded by the coding sequence AAAGAGCGCATGGAGAGATCCAACCTTATGGTATTTTTGAACTTTGTAGGTATAGATGCCCAGTCCATGTCCAAACTCAGAGGCGATGTTAAGTCTGCAGGAGGTGAACTCTTAGTAGGTAAAAATACCCTATTTTATAGGGCATTTATGGACACAGTGCTATCGGATCACAGAGAAGTGCTTGTGGGACCAACCGCGGTAGTGTTTTCCTACAAAGACCCAGTCCTTACCGCAAAAACGGTTTACGAGTTTCTCAAAGAACTCAATAAAGACAACCCTTTAGAAAAAGTAAAAGGTGGATACATGCAAGGGAGGTTTCTAAAACCTGAAGATATAAAAGCCCTTGCAGAACTGCCACCTATGGAGGTGCTTGTATCCAAATTGATGGGTACTCTTCAGGCACCTCTGATTAACTTGATAATGGCTCTGAAGGCTATGCCTCAGAAGCTTGTTTTGGCACTAAAAGCTTTAGAAGAGAAAAAATCTTAA